The Nymphaea colorata isolate Beijing-Zhang1983 chromosome 5, ASM883128v2, whole genome shotgun sequence DNA segment AACATCCAATGTTTGTCTTTTAGTATAATTCAGTAGGTATCTTGAGCTTGGACTGTGTCAGACCACACAGAAAGTTCCATCTCAGATGTGCTTTTCTACTCGGTAACTTGTACACCACTTACATGTGGTGAGAAGATTATCAGAAAGCAATGGAAAAGGTGCCAAGTAGAAGATCTTTGATAAAGTCTCAATATTATCATTCTGTTGTGTAAGCTTTCCCTTCATGTTGGGCTTACATGACTTTTAAcgagttgaaaggaaaatccaaatctgaacccTTTCACTGCATCATTTTCAAGCTACAGCTTTGGTTTTCCAAAAGCTCTTTGTTACATCATTTTGAACCTAAGGTTTATGTGCTTATACCTTTTGCTttctggaaaaagaaattaacagaaaaactgtcgtttaaaaaaaaaaaaaaaaactcaatctGTAACTATCGGATGGCAGCCGTGACCGGGGCCCACTCAGTGTGGGACCCACATGAAAGGCCCATGACCAGAACAGGCAGAGCAGGGCCCACCAGGGGACCCAGGGATGCAGAAGTGGGCCCTTCACCCACAAGGGACACCCCAAATCACGAGCGATGGAGTGAAGCCGGGTCCCACCATGAGTTATGGAAAGCAGGGCGGTGGCCCCCACCCCACCAGAAAGGAGGCAAAGAATGGAACAAAGAGCTTTTGACTCAGTCCTCTCTCCCCTTACCACCCAACGGAAGAGAACAAGAACcagaaagaaggagagaggcAGAGCAGAGCACCACCATTATGAATTGGAAAGGAGCAATGGAACCCACGTTAGGCAACAATCATCAAATCCTTCCATTATGGAGACCTACTTTTCGTCTCTCTTCTCCCCCTCAACCCCCACCGCCCGGCTAACAGACAATCACTCTGAAGCGACTGCTTCAGAAGTTGGTTTCCTTTGGTGACACGTCTGTTcagcatgagagagagagagagagagagagtcgcaTCAAGATCTAAAATTTCTAAGATGATATTTGTTTAAGTTTTTCACTTGTAAAAGTCCAAGACTCTTGTTAGCACTGACCACAAATTAGAAAAGAGTAATAGATTGCATTGGTATAGTAGCTTATTATTTGTAGATACCTCCTTAAGAGTGAAGTAGACTCTTGAAGGACTTTATCGCCGGCCAAAGTCTTGAATTCGTAACAAGCAATTGGTAAGAAAAAATATAGTTGTGTTTGATTGATTTTCCACCGTTTATTTCATGATTggtcgctctctctctctccaatatCGAACACTAAAAGGAGAATGAACACACAAATAAGACTGAACACAAAATGGAGAGATCACTCCAGGTTTCTTAAACTTTTGAACAACACCTTTCATATTGAGTAGACAAAAGTACATATTGCCTCAGCTTCACGATTCGCTTTCTTCAAAGGCCACATTTTCAAGGCCCTGGGAGCAGCTAAATTATACCACCAACTTGGCTTATTTCATAGATCCCCCAACTTACTCTGTACCCAAAGTCTCCGGGAAAAGAACAAATCAAAATCTGAACGCATGAACTCCAATCTGATCAAACAACAAAGCATTTTCTTCCACTGCAAGAATACTAGAGAAGCCAGTGCCATACATCAAGGCTTATCCAACCATTCACTGCTGTCGGTAATCCTACCAGAGCCTCGAGTACAACCTTTTCCAAACGAACCCATAGCAGACAGACCTTTAAAGCTGCTGCTTCCCTCACTTAAGTTCCTTGATCTTCTCAAGCTGCGGTTTCTGCACACACCATCCTTCTCTTTACCATCTGTCTTGATCTTGGCAACAGTAAGCTGTGCAATGTTGCTGCGACAAAAGGGGCATAAGGGTGCAGGCAAGCAGGTGGTCACTGGGTTTGGTTTGCTGTGGCAACAAAGAGCTAGTGTGCAGTGAGCGCACATCTGATGTCCACAGTCTTGAACCTCAATTGTGCAGACCTGCTCAAAGCAAATGCAGCAGAGCTCCAGATCGCTATCCTGCCAAAATGATGCCAATTGAAATCAACAACTCACTCAGAATGATGAGTTTGCATTGACAAATCATTGCATGGGACATGCGTTGCCAAATCTAgtcaaaattttgcaattattcaaatgagagagatagagagacctCGGACATGTCATCCTCCACATAGTTGTCTGAATGATCGGGGGACTGCGATGAATAAGCTGTCCCTTTTAAGATGGTCTTCTCCCTTGCTCTGTTAGCCTCCATGAGAGCCCTCTCAAGAAGGGCTTTTGCATCTGGATTAAGCTCACTGATGAACTTCAAGGGTGAAGGCCAAACTAGTGGTTCTGCAGAGGTAGGGTTAAGCAGTGCTGCACATGCCCCACGGTTATGCTTCAATGCAACTGCATATGGTATTCTCCtgcaaatgaaaatttaatttcatcCTTCAAACTCCTGTTctcaatataatatatatgaatgtcataaaaaatcagCCAGATGATAGAGTAGGGGAATTCTCACTACATGGATTGTGTCAACCAAGTAGCGTTCCTATTTGACTTGGAACAACTTTCAGAAGTTTCAGAGGTGTGTGAAGAAGGTGCACATGCATGTATGCACACGCACAAGACCAATTTAGTATGCTGGCACTGCATGCTACATTGCTATAAGTATGAGTATGCTTCATATCCTGCTCAATGGTGCTTGATGCAATCCATTGGCAGCAGTAATGCCCTTTATAGCGCATATGGAATCGAAGCAAATCTTGAACAACCACCAAAAGCAAGTAATTTTCCGTTTGCATCTTTGGGTATGCTAGTGCTTCTTTCCTCACTCATAAAATCTACAAAACAAGCCACTAGAAGAAAAAATCCTCACCAGCATTCaccagtttctttttctttttcttgtgaaagTAATCAATAATTTACTACCACAGACCGGATAGTGTGCAGTTGTAATCTTGGCCTGTAATACTAAGGCCCAAGTTAGCAAGTTTGCCTGCATCTTTAAACAGAAAGAATTGCAGAACAAGCTACGTCCTTGAAGACTACACCATCATAAATGACTACGCGCATCATAGCCACTCATCAAAGGTCAAGTTAAGACTCCCATAAATGTGTTTGGGTATGGAACCCTTTATGCAGCAATGGTGAAAGGGCCTGAAATTGTTCATGAAATAGAGATACAGAACCAAAAATATTCAGAGACAAAGAAACCCCAGAACGACTTACCCAGAAGAATCTCGCTGAAGACGATCGGCGCCCCAAGCAAGCAGCTCACGGATGCAGTCCAAGGACCCTCCTCTGGCAGCCAAATGCAAGGGAGTGCTCCCTGGTTCACTGCAAACAGAAACTTCAGGCTCGAGAAGACAAACAAACTACAGAAAAACGGCACTTGATTTCCCAATAGATTCAGTAACTTACCCGTTTCCCCCGGTGGACGCACAAACAAGGCCCCCATTATCCAATAGAATATGCACACATTCAGGCCTGCCTGCCCGAGCAGCTAAATGCAACGGTGTGGCTCCACTTCCATCTCTAACATTAACAAATCTTGCGAATCCCCTGCACAGCAGACAACCCCATAGACTAATCAGAAAAGGCACATAAGTATCAAGTGGTTAATTATTAGACCAATCCATACAGATCTTCATGTAAACAATGCTCGAAAGAGACAATCCAGACACCAACCAAGAATCTGCAATGGGGGTGGAATGAGCGGCTGAAAGAATGGCCTGTAAGCAATCGGCGTGTCCATAATATGCAGCATAGTGCAAGCATGTTCTTCCGCGTGAAGAATCAAACTTCAAGATCTAAAGAAAGCAACCAGACAAAAGGTAATCAAATGTTAATTATTGCTTGATCGTAAGCACTCACCATCGAATCATCTAGCACATAAGTGATTACAAAGTTGCAGTAAACTCACATACATTTGCACCAGCTTGCAGTAACTTCTGCACACAAGAGATCTTCCCCTTCATTGCTGCCAACATCAGTGGAGTCTGAACCATTTCCGCGAAACAAATCAAGCTACGGAAGTACTATCAATCATAAACGCATCTTAtgaaaaaaacatcaaactaCAAAAATAAGCACCAACTCCGAACCTGCTTATGACGATTCAACAAGTCAGGGTGAACCGATCGATCCAACAACCAAGTAAgaacctgaaaaataaaagtaagCATCAGTAAAGATGATTGCAATCCATTCCCCCAATCACCAATATCAGGCTACAACcaacaaaactcaaaatttcccCCCATCCAAGTGTCCCAGAAAAAGACAGCCAGATCAAAACCAGGAGATACGATGCCACCAACCCAAAACATCCATGCaatcaaaaccaaaaagagagagagaatcatctACCTCGATCTGACCATTGGCAGAAGCGATATGCAACGCGGAGAGCCTGTCATAAGGGGTGGTCTGATGCAGCAGCCAGGGCTGGGCGTCCAACAAGGCCGCCACCATCTCCAAATCACCTTCTTCCACTGCACTCAGCAAGCCATGTTCATGGCTCACCCCGCAACTCATTCCCTGacccatatctctctctctctctccctctttctctctctctctgccctctcctattctctctatctctctctccctccctccttaAACTCCCATTAACCAACAAAGAGCACCACCCTCCCTCTCAGTTTCCCCCTGGACTGAGTACCCCAGAGAGgggtaaagagagagaggaagagagagaaacaggagagagaagaaaaaaacgTTGGgggcagagagaagagagagagagagagagggtggcgCCCCCAACCAAGAGCAATGACCGTGCTGTGAATCGTGGGGAGAGTTTAAGTTCTGGTGTAGAGAGAAGGGtgggaaaggaaggaaggaggcgAGGGAGGTGAGACTGCCCGGCGTTGCTGACCGGCGGGACCGCGTTAGCCACGGGCAGGCGGCCCACCTGCCCCCCCCCCCCGGGCAGCCTCTGCGGATATTTGCCCGTCCTTTTAGATTCTGCCCCCCGTCTGCTCTCtatcctctttttctctctctagagacTCGGATTCGGACAGCAGCGAAACACGGGCCGACGAcggagggagagaagagaacTACTCATTGGTTTTCCTAAAATTCTTTTGATATTGACCGTTGGATTCCCGCAGAGAGGGTCTCCTAGCCGTCGATTATCAAGGGAGGTACGGTGTGGGGCCCCGTCTGTACCTTGGCTTGTTCGGAAGTTGTAGTGTGGGGTCAAGTCAAACATTTCGATGGTCGAAAATGGACCTCCGTTTTCCGACTGAAGGAAGGTGCGGTGCGGGTGCCGACGCCGAGGGTGGTTTAGTTTACCTGAATCCACGATGACCAAGATGCCCTTGCTTTCCGAGAGCCGGACGGAAGAAGGCTTCGTCAAAGGAATGCGTCGTCTGGCTCAGTCCGGACCCAGGACGATCTGACCCCGTCAAAAGGTTAGCATCCTCGTTTCAatggtttttaaatttattaaatgttcgcgagttgattttaaaatgaaaaaatgaaacatgatTTTATGTGTTTTAATGTGTATCATCTATAAGCAATTGGAACCGTTATATAAAAGTGCCCCACAAGGATTCGAAGGCTCGACCTCAAAGAAGAAAGATTAAGGAGGCTAAGTGGTATCAGTCTTTTATCGAATTAGCTCTAGATCATGCCCTACTAACTTGCCAAGTTATCGATTTTGACTGGGCTTTATTTTCCCGATAGATTTATGCACTGGGCTTTATTTTCCCGATACCGGAGATACATTAGGTTAATGCCTACATCAAAGGTTTTATTATATGaattcaaaattatattataATTACATGGAACTTTCACATCAAACCAGACCcatcaaccaaaaaatcctCTCTCTGTCATTAGATCTATGTGGTTCCAGTCGACCCAACTCCGCTGATGACCTTAGCCAACTCGGTTAAGTCTTCCTCAAGTCAAGTCATGAAAACGAACCCAGAAATTTTGGGTCTTCCTCAATTCCAGAAACAAACAAGCCGTCGAAACCGCAACCCCCCTAAAACACTAGCGTTGAGTTTGCGTATTGGGCACGACCAAGTTCATGAAATCAAAAAATTGTTCCGTCTCAGAACCCAACTTTTTTCTTGCCCTCACGAGAACAGTAAATTTCTCAAACTTGACGGTGCTTTTTGCTTGtcagatattttttttgggAGGTCAATGCATTCTTTGGTCATCTaaattcaattcttttttttttgttaacgaTTAAACTCATCGTGGCCCTTGAGATCCGGTCCGTACATTTGAATTTCCGGGCGAATGACTAAAGACATTAATAAAGAAGAATTGAAGAGCCTCATTGATTAGTACTGCAGGCAAAGCATCGCATTCATTTGGTGGGCTTTACtactttttttgtcaaatttaatATCTTGTGCCCATACCTCTCCCTCTTGAGAGAGCGATAAGTTTCACCGGTTAAATCGCTATAATCATAACAAATTTGTCACTTCAGGGGCTCTTTTCCTTAGTTTTTAATACatcatatgaaaatattttttggcaCACACATGTGGAAGGATTCAAATATATCATATGCCTCATTATGTTTCGGGTGAATGAGGTGTTAAAAATCTGTTGctaaaaataacataaactCTTATGAACTGCTCCTATAATTTACTAATTTTTTGTGAGTGTGCTTATAAATGAACCAGTTTGAATGATAAaagacttttttctttttaatgtgttCAATACGGTAGTTGTTTTTCCAACACATGGGCTCTTGTTTCATTTAATAGGAGCTGCTGGAATGGAGTTAGACATACCAAGTTAGATATAGTTATTGCTAAAAGATCTAAACATAAACTAAACCCATTTAAGAGAGATCGAAGGTTTTAAAAAGTAAACGCTTCTCAAAGCATATTCCACAAATAGAGTACCTTTAAAACATCTCtgaatcttttatatatattgtatagATGATGGTCAACAAGGGGAAAAAATCCATCAAACAGGATATGTCTATTTCAAGATATCATAATTAAGTTTATaattgtttattatttttgatATCTGATCTTCTCTCTGCAGATAACTCCATaggtgaaaaaacaaaatagttgtTCATGGCACTGCTTGAGCACAGGAACAAGACTGCAGAAAGTGGAGAAAAAGACACGATGGCGTTCAGAATGGCACTCGAGTTGATCAGATCTTGTGCTCCATCTCAGATTCTGGATCCATGTCTCGTGATCCTgaccttctttctctctctacaattTGCAAGACTTTCTCGTGTGAAACAGCAACCAACTTTTTCATAGACTAAAGGATGACAAATTCTTTtgataaaccaaaaaaaaaaatgataaaaaatttgtCATGGTGGAAAATTTCTAGCCATGTTTGACGGTGCTTTTTGAGAATTGATACCTACAAGGAGTAAAGGCATTTTTGTAGGGGGGGGGGGAAAGTCTCTAAAGTTGTGCAGTCAACTTCATGAAACTTTAGGACATATACTTTGCTTATCAATTCATAGTGTCAACTTTGCCAAAATGCAGGACACATACTTTGCTTATCAACAAATCTTATTCTCTGGCGATTCATCTCCATCTTGATCCTAAAGTCTCATGCTTATTCCTACAATGATAAATTTGTTACTAGTTTATCGAAATTTACTTAGCATAAATTGGAAGAAAATTTGTAATTATGTCTTGGCAACAGATGAAACTGTTAGTTATTAAGTTCACATATCCGCATAACTTGGCATAATATATGGCTTTACTTGATAAATTTGTGGCCTTAATGATCACAACCACTCACAATGCATGTAAATTGGACTAATCCCATAAAAAGTCTCTCTATGCACTAATCCCATAACAGGTAATCATGTTTGGCAGATTGGACTCTTGCTTCTTTCAACATGAACACTTTAAAGTAATTAATCGCGTAAATCTTCTGTGAATCCACaaacaaaaacccatttttatttaaatatttttgtggtatttttggtttttttttttcttgcacaAATATGATTGATCCATCTTTGGGGTTTAAATTTTTACCGGTCCATCTTGATCACCATGATTGATCAACTGCAGGTATCTTTCCTCGGCATGGCGGAGTTTCTGAAAGTTTTAAATGCTCAATTATTTGTACCCCACAATAGTTATCACAAAGGGGAAAGTCTGACTTTTAATGAGCGGAACTTTATATCTTGGTGGGGCATGTGTACCATACACGATACAATGCATGTATGGGAGGACACAGGGCAAACAAAATTTTACCTTTCTCAATTCAAGAGGAAGAAGCACTAGAAAATCTAAGtagaaaaatagaaattaaatatgatattcttttctttttctatgatgtgaagatgaagaagttCAATCTTCTTTTATGTCAATAATTGCTGCCTCCACATTTAGCACACCAACCAAAGCTTGACTGTGGAACATTCACACTGCTGCCACCGATTCAGAAAGTCCAGTAGAAACacttattcaaaacaaaatacgATAAATCAAATTGGaagaaaatatcatattttatcTGTTTGATGCACGCAGAAAAGGAGGAACATCTCAAATGGGTAATGACTAATGTGTTTGATCAGAGTTGGAAGATCTTAAGATTGCAAGTTGGGGATTAATTTGCCGAATGTTTTAATATGGATTACGAACGTTTAGAGGATgtcaagtctttttttttttgtcatgcttTGTTGGGGATGACATGATGATTTTATTTGTAAAGCTACGGAAAAAGGTTTCTTGGGATATTATTGAATATGTGTTCTACTTAGTTACAGTTGGATTCTCGCCCACATGCCATGCATGCGATGCGTTTAAAAAAGGAATAAAGGGAAAACAGTATTCTTAAGCCAACATGACTCCGAATTGGATCCACACTTTCGATGGTCAGGATTCACGTGCATGTCAACTTTTTCTTGATGATCATATTAttgttccctctctttcttatatatatatatataaagaatttaGATTAGAATGGGTGGAATCCATGCCCTTCAAACACGCCTTTAGTAATTTGATTTCTCAAGCAACATACTCCTCTCCAACAATGGACTAATTTACAAAGGTCATGAGTggaactcattttttttttatcacaattGCTTTAAagattttaataattaaatgCCCCAATTTGCGAAGTGGGTGGGGATAGCATTCCCATGCACGGAAGCATAAGGGGATAAGAGGTTAAGtgaagatgaaatactcttttgTTCACCCAAAATATCTCGATTTACAACAAATATAAGTCTGTAGCCATATCCTACTAAAGGAaggtttttcttgttgaaataacgatgttttttctattttatagttttaaaatttcatatgcATTTATATGGCAGAATTCCCATCAATctcattttaaaattcatttttccatgtcactccttcctctctctcaccAAGTTTTTCTTACTCTgtgtttttcatcatttttaaaaCTATCTTATCTGCTTTAAAACTGGAAATCAAAAGAGAGTTGCGAATACGGATATTGCTCATCATATACATGTAACTAAATCGGTTGGCAAGCGACAAAAAGATCTTATCAtattattttgaaattaaatctacaaaaaataagaattaagaataaatattaaaaaatgacaaactaaTGAATAGTGTGGACGTGTAGAGAGTAGGTAGGAGAAGTGTTGTAAACTGGATGATGCGGCTGAGTTCTGGGGGCAGACGCGGCGAGAGCAGGGTCTTGTTTCAATCTCTGCATCTCTACAGTCACTTTTCGGGGATGCAGAAAAAGCAACTGCACCTAAAATCTATCACCTCTATAATGGAACCGATTTCCTCTGTAGGCCGCTTGAGATCATTTCCGAAATGATCAAAATATCTTTACTTGATAAATGTAAAACCTTTTttaataaagacaaaaaatgaaatataaaaaagatttattttaacaagggaaaaaataaaatataaaaaaaaattaccctaCAAAATTATCAAAACACTTTCTTTTTTGGGGGGAAAGGTGGAAACATGCCCTTCCAGTGTAAATGGGACCTACCTTTGTTTCGATTTGGTTCGTGTTGATATCgcttttcaaaattcaaaattattcaaattctTTGACGCGCGGATTAATAAAGTAACATTTTAATAAGTAACATATATTTGCCTGCcaatgaagaaatgaaagacCTTAACGACATTTTACATTGTTAGTTTGGAGAGGCAAGAGGGCTTCATAAAAGTAACAATGCACTTTTTGGAACTTTCAAACATGCATTTCCTGTTATCAGGCACCCTTTAAGAGAGGCTGAGGCTTGGCAACAATAACACTAACATAATGCTTCGTCATTTTATTTCAATTCATGAAACGTTAAAACATAATGTTCGATGAATTTGCCTCAACCTTTGAAACATCTGTGAAGGGTTTGTTTGACAATAGtgataaaatattatttcatgtATTTACCTTAATAATTGGGACatgttcataaaatattttaaaaagtataCCATAAATCTACTTTAATTCTTATAGCAGATACATACAATAGTAGCATCCTATTATTAATGCCAAACAACCCCTCAAAGGACAATATATGTGGACACACTTCACAGTTCACACCAACATTGATAGCATCCCTCCCAGTCAATGGTAAATAACGAGGTATCTAACGTGTATTTCTGcggttaaatgaaagaaatcaaaaccttagcatattttttttatcccaTCAAAACAGGCGTCTTTTTGTaaacatttcttttgttgagaTTCTTGAGAATAGGTGTTGGTTCAtttcaaacacacacacatatatatatatatatattagtggcATGAATTTGGCCCCAATACGAGTCTTTGATGCACAACCTTTTTTGGTCAATAGCAACCGCACGCCAAACTGGATCttggtgtcaatatgcatcacatttttcactcattttgttgttttcatccATTTGTGAATCAATATATGGTCAAAGAGTTGATAGATATCAACATTACCTACAGTCCCATACAACCGGCAAAGTTGGAACAGCTAagattcttcttctttccccatttttcttcaaacaaaacaaaatttcactaCTGATTTACCTGAGGGATTAGACATATCATAAAAATCCAAACACTTCTTTGTTGCTACCTCAACTCATTTACACATTTAAGTTTTCAAGGTGGCATTACTACTTTTCCCCAagcctaatatatatatatatatgcttttttaACATGTCCGACATGTGGTTTTAAAAGGGGCGCCCAATATAAGTAGTAGGCGACGGCTGCCAACCTCCACATCACCTTTGTTGAATGAAATAATTAATTAGTATTTAAAGGTAGAAGatatgctttgatttttttttaccagaAGGACGTGGTAAAGGAGAACAGCGTgttataatttaaaatatgttcttgaccaATTACTTAGCAGTTCATGCTTTGAAATTCAAAcgcttcctttcctttctgGCTGGTAATTGTCATTAGGAGATATTTTGTTGCTGCTTGGCTTCTTTTTCCACCTAACCCTTGACTTGGAAGGCCAATTAGCCACCATTAGAAAATTCGAGGAATGTTCCCACATCTTTTCTAAATACTCGTTTTACAAAATGATAATTAAGAGGAGGAGTTTGCCTCGCCTTCATTGTCTTATATGAATGTTGGTCTATGTTCAATTGAGGGTTAAGATGAAAGATGACCAAGTTTGTGAATTCACGGCTGcttgtttatttttccttcCACTATATAATAAAGGGTTCACAAAAGTGAAATCTTCTTAGAAAACTAAGGTCGAATTGGATCTGCAAACGAGAATTTCCAAAGAAAATTTGAGCTGATCTTTGAatcaatttgattttaaatctcTGTTGGTTGTCCTGAACCTGACCTCTGATGTATTTAGCTGTCTCCGGATCCGACCCTTTTATGTTCCCCACCGACTTTAAGCTCCCTAGCATATGCAGACAATGAACTTTTTGGTCTCTGGTGACGTCTTTTCAACTGGGTAACATTCACAAGTTTTATAAAAGGCAAAGGAACATGTTGTAACCATTTCATGCACTAATATTTCCTAAAAATTGAAACcgattcataaaatactttaACAAGTTACAACTTGTTCTCATTGCCTAAAAGTTCTTGGGTGTATACTTTTGATCCCAAGTTATACATTAGTGGCAGAACTGCATGTGGGCTTGTGTGGTCATTTGCCCACACGATCATACAAAATTGGTTTGTTTGCATATTGGTGCGTCCAGCCATTTTACTATTTTATACATTAACCATTTTAATTTGTATTAATTTGAAGGGTCTAACATATTTTCAAAAGCCTACTATATATTAATGCCCTtcgtttaaaattttttggcttcacTAACCATTAGAGAGTGATGCTCATGGCAATTAAATGGCGACGGCTACAGCGCTACGTCAACCCCTTTTGATTCTATAAAGTTGTGTCGCCGTCTCCAAGTCCGGCTCGCAAACACGGCATCATAATATCATTCATGTGAAGGCTTTAATACATCGATCAAAAAACACAGTTGCTTCTTTCAAGTAGTTAAGTGACTCCCTCACTGATAATGGGGAGCTCATCAACTTGGCCATGTTTCATGTGACTCAAAAGAAGAACTTTCGTGGGATACTGTAAGTCTGTAACTGATGAAAGTaactctttctttattttggtTAAACATGGCTGTTTTCCACATGAAGTTATGGGAATATCTAGAGCATATTGTCCGTGAgtctgactctctctctctctctctctatatatatatatatatatatatattctttctgGTTTTGACTAAGACTGAGGAATCTAATTCTTGGCGGTGCAGCTTGAGTATGCCTGGTTTGGAAGTAAAATAAGATACCCATTTATTTAACCGTGGCATGGAAGGAACTTGTGCATTTGATTTCTCTGTAATTTGAACTGCATGCCTGTGCAAAGATATGGCTTCTTTTTCTGAAAAGTAGAAGATGATGCTATTCTTGAAAATTaatcaatccttttttttttaatttatggtCTCTCATTAAATTAAAGTATTTTGACTTAATTTGCTTTAAAGTATTACAAAtatattaaatgaaaagtttttgcaTGCTGGCgttaattttttatagtatacTCATTTTATAAAGGAAATCACTTCTAAAATGGTTTCTTCCCTGACCTAGTGCCGATAGGCTCAACCTAAACTCTACCTCCTTCAGTTATTGGTTCCAAGGCTGCTTTGAAACGTGGGTGATGTAAAAGTACATTATTTCTCCATAAATGGAATCGCCCGGTGAGCAaagagatagattcatgaataTCCATTTACATAGCTAATTGCATAGGGCTTGAGAAATACATATAACAGCTTCAGTTTACAAAATAATTCACCAGCAAGTTtcataaattacaaaaaagttAAACTTAATACATTTAAGAagactattttatttttaaaccatacctaaagaaaagaagaaaatcaaaactagCAAAAAACATGTGAATTGTGAAAAACCCTTTACTTGAACGTATTCCCTTTTCTATTAAGAGCAAGATGGTTTTCTTTAAATGGTTTCCAATGATTGAATTCGCTTGTGCATTGTATTGTGAACTTAAGTGGGTCAGATCTTCATGAATACATCTAAGGtcaagtgattttttttgtaaattctGAATAATTAATTactaatattttagaaaatataacaGGTAAGTATCCACCTGACATAAAGAAAGAGCATCGGCCGAAAGATAATAGGAAAAACTAAAGACGattttgaacatgaaaagtACTGAAAGAagatctaagaaaaaaaaagcaatat contains these protein-coding regions:
- the LOC116255010 gene encoding putative E3 ubiquitin-protein ligase XBAT31 isoform X1; translation: MGQGMSCGVSHEHGLLSAVEEGDLEMVAALLDAQPWLLHQTTPYDRLSALHIASANGQIEVLTWLLDRSVHPDLLNRHKQTPLMLAAMKGKISCVQKLLQAGANILKFDSSRGRTCLHYAAYYGHADCLQAILSAAHSTPIADSWGFARFVNVRDGSGATPLHLAARAGRPECVHILLDNGGLVCASTGGNGEPGSTPLHLAARGGSLDCIRELLAWGADRLQRDSSGRIPYAVALKHNRGACAALLNPTSAEPLVWPSPLKFISELNPDAKALLERALMEANRAREKTILKGTAYSSQSPDHSDNYVEDDMSEDSDLELCCICFEQVCTIEVQDCGHQMCAHCTLALCCHSKPNPVTTCLPAPLCPFCRSNIAQLTVAKIKTDGKEKDGVCRNRSLRRSRNLSEGSSSFKGLSAMGSFGKGCTRGSGRITDSSEWLDKP
- the LOC116255010 gene encoding putative E3 ubiquitin-protein ligase XBAT31 isoform X2 — protein: MVQTPLMLAAMKGKISCVQKLLQAGANILKFDSSRGRTCLHYAAYYGHADCLQAILSAAHSTPIADSWGFARFVNVRDGSGATPLHLAARAGRPECVHILLDNGGLVCASTGGNGEPGSTPLHLAARGGSLDCIRELLAWGADRLQRDSSGRIPYAVALKHNRGACAALLNPTSAEPLVWPSPLKFISELNPDAKALLERALMEANRAREKTILKGTAYSSQSPDHSDNYVEDDMSEDSDLELCCICFEQVCTIEVQDCGHQMCAHCTLALCCHSKPNPVTTCLPAPLCPFCRSNIAQLTVAKIKTDGKEKDGVCRNRSLRRSRNLSEGSSSFKGLSAMGSFGKGCTRGSGRITDSSEWLDKP